In Salvelinus namaycush isolate Seneca chromosome 17, SaNama_1.0, whole genome shotgun sequence, one genomic interval encodes:
- the LOC120061854 gene encoding transmembrane protein 121-like, translated as MVPTPQVCVSTLVTVSTMAVVDLYLLEQSMLGARGKAGPGVWPCAAVLLGDLGFLLALRFVSAGVVSEAPSPRRGFANALWFLFLSLLQLKLFFVCQNYRTERRPPDPLARKTLTLLLSVCLPSLFLILTGADNMTPLRRKQEVRGRLLWVVVDLLDVLDLQAGLWEAHTGATDLGVPLWAEGLVFFYCYALLLLLPCVALTELGAAALPGQRGPRKEALYPWLSLVTINVFTMALRGTGMLWYRDPRVSTVFLGKNLLALAVKLSSAWERHKQGGSRGTGMGAGAGVESSMDSTLATQSSEQTEVQAQAKTTPRPPSRNHTMSRSHSHSVSHVSLDPTETSLGPSFISHEL; from the coding sequence ATGGTGCCTACGCCCCAGGTGTGCGTATCTACCCTGGTCACGGTGAGCACCATGGCAGTGGTTGACCTCTACCTGCTGGAGCAGAGCATGCTGGGAGCCCGTGGCAAGGCCGGGCCCGGCGTGTGGCCGTGCGCTGCTGTGTTGCTAGGTGACCTGGGCTTCCTGCTGGCTCTGCGTTTCGTGTCGGCGGGAGTGGTGTCTGAAGCGCCCTCGCCTCGCCGAGGCTTTGCCAACGCACTCTGGTTCCTCTTCCTGTCCCTGCTCCAGCTCAAACTCTTCTTCGTCTGCCAGAACTACCGGACGGAACGCCGACCGCCCGACCCCCTGGCCAGGAAGACGCTCACCTTGCTGCTGTCAGTCTGCCTGCCCTCCCTGTTCCTCATCCTGACTGGGGCTGACAACATGACGCCCCTGAGGAGGAAGCAGGAAGTGCGGGGGAGGCTGCTCTGGGTGGTGGTGGACCTGCTGGATGTTCTGGACTTGCAGGCCGGGCTGTGGGAAGCGCACACAGGGGCCACTGACCTGGGGGTGCCCCTGTGGGCCGAAGGCCTGGTGTTCTTCTATTGCTAcgccctgctgctgctgctgccctgcGTGGCCCTCACAGAGCTGGGGGCTGCAGCCCTGCCGGGACAGAGGGGGCCCCGTAAGGAGGCCCTGTACCCCTGGCTTAGCCTGGTCACCATCAACGTGTTCACAATGGCCCTCAGGGGCACAGGCATGCTGTGGTACAGGGACCCCCGGGTCTCGACAGTGTTCCTGGGGAAGAACCTGCTGGCCCTGGCTGTGAAGCTGAGCTCTGCCTGGGAGAGGCACAAGCAAGGTGGGAGCAGGGGGACAGGGATGGGGGCCGGGGCGGGAGTAGAGTCAAGTATGGACTCCACCCTGGCAACCCAGAGCTCAGAGCAGACAGAAGTCCAAGCCCAAGCCAAAACCACCCCCAGGCCACCCTCTCGCAACCACACAATGTCCCGCTCCCACAGCCACTCCGTGTCACACGTCAGTCTGGATCCCACAGAGACCTCTCTGGGCCCTTCCTTCATCTCCCATGAACTCTAG